A genomic region of Cyprinus carpio isolate SPL01 chromosome B11, ASM1834038v1, whole genome shotgun sequence contains the following coding sequences:
- the LOC109064528 gene encoding protein phosphatase 1 regulatory subunit 15B-like, producing the protein MSTHGHFSKVDTRSARDSEQRADSSWISVFSLVSRPAWSLLQRYFPGRTQTAFEMKSSLDIGNSLAPLKVAYFKCQHENAPGASSGDQGSLSWFTHDSLSELGIQSTSQKDFNLQKQASVGYLRTARNLITHVLQNTQEKRRMKPENGCDLSPDSLSVRSPNSWRWGGFLEADDRPPNWLLNVAQSRKETDTSWQHCGEHHSAGYCQSDDGRSVHNESAGPLCSKELTHNVSLLKAESLPNSYQLPLDVEQQLLVCSRAYNEVAILTPDQDNGYSSLEEEHSNSKLHMKLLSQEQEVSETASPAASEDGSSQTNTTGSEFHSEPVTSEVEIKESEEEESKKNAETVTAAENVLFLAAPQCQNKVIAYIMGSPCSGESESEDDGDWDSNDDDGFDSEGSSYFSDSEDLDDSDDESEEDSDGEEADSEAERLWNSLCQNGDPYNPRNFTAPVRTASKPSPATTDSLVSESPSAHMSSRLSPPPSSPSLSENESSEDACEMDEEENQRLWNSFSCAADPYSLFNFQAPVQTRKPPKGCWKEKVPGTPRYKREEAEERLDSGFSEISPVPCSSSATAVQLKKVTFVEEVEEFYASSDEDRHGPWEEIARDRCRFQRRVQEVEETISYCLSPTFRLDIFQRLHSTS; encoded by the coding sequence aTGAGCACACATGGACACTTTTCTAAAGTGGACACGCGGTCCGCTCGTGACAGTGAGCAGCGCGCTGACAGCTCGTGGATAAGCGTCTTCTCTCTAGTTTCAAGGCCTGCGTGGTCTCTCCTGCAGAGGTATTTCCCCGGAAGAACGCaaacagcatttgaaatgaaGTCAAGTCTAGATATCGGAAACTCTCTGGCCCCTCTGAAAGTGGCATACTTCAAGTGCCAGCATGAAAACGCGCCTGGCGCGTCCTCTGGAGACCAAGGGTCTCTTTCCTGGTTTACGCACGATTCTTTAAGTGAATTGGGAATTCAGAGTACCTCCCAGAAAGATTTCAATCTTCAAAAGCAAGCGTCGGTCGGATACCTCAGAACGGCGAGAAACTTAATCACCCACGTGTTACAGAACACGCAGGAAAAAAGGCGCATGAAACCGGAAAACGGATGCGATTTGAGCCCGGATTCGCTGTCAGTGCGATCCCCAAACAGCTGGCGGTGGGGCGGATTTTTGGAGGCCGATGACAGACCTCCGAACTGGCTGCTAAACGTAGCACAAAGCAGAAAAGAGACTGATACGAGCTGGCAGCATTGTGGAGAACATCACAGTGCCGGCTATTGTCAAAGCGATGATGGGCGGTCAGTGCACAACGAAAGTGCTGGACCCTTGTGCTCTAAAGAACTAACCCACAATGTAAGCCTGCTCAAAGCAGAATCCCTCCCAAACTCATACCAGCTTCCACTAGATGTTGAGCAGCAACTACTGGTTTGTAGTAGAGCCTACAATGAGGTGGCAATTCTGACTCCAGACCAAGATAATGGCTACTCCAGCTTGGAGGAAGAACACTCAAATAGTAAGCTTCACATGAAGCTGCTTTCCCAGGAACAGGAGGTTTCGGAAACAGCCAGCCCTGCTGCCTCCGAGGACGGCTCATCTCAGACTAACACTACAGGGAGCGAGTTCCATAGTGAACCTGTCACTAGTGAGGTTGAAATTAAAGAAAGCGAGGAGGAGGAATCAAAAAAGAACGCAGAAACAGTTACAGCTGCTGAAAACGTGCTCTTTTTGGCCGCTCCTCAATGTCAAAACAAGGTCATCGCCTACATCATGGGCAGTCCTTGTAGCGGCGAATCCGAATCTGAAGATGATGGCGATTGGGACAGTAATGATGATGATGGCTTTGACAGTGAAGGCTCATCCTATTTCTCAGATTCTGAGGACCTAGATGACAGCGATGATGAATCTGAGGAAGATTCGGATGGCGAGGAGGCCGACTCTGAGGCTGAGAGGCTGTGGAATTCTCTGTGCCAAAACGGAGATCCTTATAACCCGAGGAACTTCACAGCTCCCGTAAGGACAGCCTCCAAGCCAAGCCCTGCCACTACAGACTCTTTGGTCTCAGAGTCTCCATCAGCGCATATGTCCTCCCGGCTTTCGCCTCCTCCATCTTCACCCTCACTCTCAGAGAATGAGTCCAGCGAAGACGCCTGTGAGATGGACGAGGAAGAGAATCAGAGATTGTGGAACTCTTTCAGCTGCGCAGCAGATCCTTACAGCCTCTTCAACTTCCAGGCCCCAGTACAGACTCGAAAACCCCCCAAAGGGTGCTGGAAGGAGAAAGTGCCTGGAACACCTCGCTACAAGAGAGAGGAGGCTGAGGAGAGGCTAGACAGTGGATTCTCAGAGATTTCCCCTGTGCCATGCTCAAGCAGTGCCACGGCTGTTCAGCTGAAGAAG